A single Luteolibacter arcticus DNA region contains:
- the asnS gene encoding asparagine--tRNA ligase yields the protein MRTLVRDLLRSTAPSDSIHAAGWVRTRRDSKAFSFLEINDGSCAGNLQIIADVGIPGSEHLAKMSTGASITVEGRLVASQGGNQAWEVQATAIRLLGEAPDDFPLQKKGHSQEFLRSIAHLRPRTNLYGAMFRIRSRMSQAVHRFFEERSFYYIHTPIITASDCEGAGEMFRVTTLDPTGGAKQKFEEDFFGKAAHLTVSGQLEGELFATALGNIYTFGPTFRAENSNTSRHAAEFWMIEPEMAFCDLQGDMDLAEAMVKYLVREALEGQDGDLTIFEKFVDKGLRERLEFVAENPFERVSYTEAVEILRKSGKTFEYPVEYGLNLQSEHERWLTEEYFKKPTTVFNYPKEIKPFYMRLNDDDKTVTAMDLLVPGIGEIVGGSQREERLDVLLANMERHGLSVEDYSWYVDTRKYGTVPHAGFGMGFERMLMFVTGMQNIRDVIPFARTPGHCEF from the coding sequence ATGCGCACCCTCGTCCGCGATTTGCTCCGCTCGACCGCTCCGTCCGACTCGATCCATGCCGCCGGTTGGGTGCGGACGCGGCGGGATTCGAAGGCGTTCTCTTTCCTGGAGATCAACGATGGCTCTTGTGCGGGGAATTTGCAGATCATCGCTGACGTGGGGATTCCCGGATCGGAGCATCTTGCGAAGATGAGCACCGGCGCGTCGATCACTGTCGAGGGCAGGCTGGTGGCGTCGCAGGGCGGAAACCAGGCGTGGGAGGTGCAGGCGACGGCGATCCGACTGTTAGGCGAGGCACCGGATGACTTCCCGCTGCAGAAGAAGGGGCACTCGCAGGAGTTCCTGCGGAGCATCGCCCACCTGCGGCCGCGGACGAATCTCTACGGCGCGATGTTCCGCATCCGCAGCCGGATGAGCCAGGCGGTGCACCGCTTTTTCGAGGAGCGCTCCTTCTACTACATCCACACGCCGATCATCACGGCCAGCGATTGCGAGGGGGCGGGGGAGATGTTCCGGGTGACGACGCTCGATCCGACCGGCGGGGCGAAGCAGAAGTTCGAGGAGGACTTCTTCGGCAAGGCGGCGCACCTGACGGTGTCCGGCCAGCTTGAAGGCGAGCTCTTCGCGACCGCGCTGGGGAATATTTACACCTTCGGCCCGACCTTCCGCGCGGAGAACTCGAACACCTCGCGGCACGCGGCGGAGTTCTGGATGATCGAGCCGGAGATGGCCTTCTGTGACCTGCAGGGCGACATGGACCTCGCCGAGGCGATGGTGAAGTATCTTGTTAGAGAAGCGCTGGAGGGTCAGGACGGCGACCTGACGATCTTCGAGAAGTTCGTGGACAAGGGCCTGCGCGAGCGGCTGGAGTTCGTGGCGGAGAATCCTTTCGAGCGCGTCTCCTATACCGAGGCGGTGGAGATCCTGAGGAAGTCGGGCAAGACCTTCGAGTATCCGGTCGAGTATGGCTTGAACCTCCAGAGCGAGCACGAGCGCTGGTTGACCGAGGAGTATTTCAAGAAGCCGACGACCGTCTTCAACTACCCGAAGGAGATCAAACCGTTCTACATGCGCCTGAACGATGACGACAAAACGGTGACTGCGATGGACCTGTTAGTGCCGGGGATCGGCGAGATCGTCGGCGGCAGCCAGCGCGAGGAGCGGCTGGATGTGCTGCTGGCGAACATGGAGCGCCACGGACTGAGTGTGGAGGATTACTCGTGGTACGTGGACACGCGGAAGTATGGGACGGTGCCGCACGCGGGCTTCGGGATGGGCTTCGAGCGCATGCTGATGTTCGTCACCGGCATGCAGAATATTCGCGACGTGATCCCGTTTGCGCGCACGCCGGGACACTGCGAGTTCTGA
- a CDS encoding InlB B-repeat-containing protein: MKPRPSSTLVVLSLLLPAVLHAASDVTISTASTSGGSFSGTNPRVFTPVDAAAFVQASIIQTDLNAGTGVTINTASAAAGNGDIVLSSALSKSAGASPGAMVWNAARDITINATLSASGGAMPLTLNAGRKITITQGITTNGGSILLNPVEELILGSGLNAGAGAVTLKSGLLRSSIASPVITTSSLTIASGASLRMPGSVTGSLTVAGSVSPALPGATGSLSVSGALAIQAGSTTNIELGGTSMGSTYDKITATGAVTIAGALQVDLVNNFHDTIAAGTFTILEGLSISGTFTGLPNGSRYTLANDRGSFRINYNSKTVTLDDWQPVIHTLTWDPGTAETGTAIFSNTNTRAGRHYFKVTTQSSDLGGWRSRLTVTSGEAALYFSKTALPTTSSSTHSSVQTGSDGLVLRDDQFAANEEWSLMVYATEGAQWSLVSGKPYVHDLGTLPFTDANSNGQYDIGEAVAPQNAPAAPMPPEGIRFYKSVLPTGTPGWSLYLGGSNREIALRSNKLPFHNHSSNYVRKQAGRMLAVPPVIGTTGSTWYASIVAPAGESIGLDSRIQMVSDLAYNGTVSNVAVTGTPYRVYRVQVPVDQIAWDIHAVAIAGNPDIAVRKGSVAAEFDNEAFSATAGSATEGITLVPNYLTDGTWYITTWSDAPYTFTLKNGDPVITPLSFTDTKVNDQSARSGWRFYALTDIPSQVGALGWELQLSNHVPGTQIALRRNKVPGRWQKRVDGGIGVTDTAATYMDESSTNGFIQRMNHQADVWYVGVFLPQQALGAFTLDVHPIAPSTLSFQGSTVVGPIPSQKWRYYRMDIGSGMLAWDLLLANSTGGNCTLVVRRDQLPSTTGTNNGVNTPWSPVSEAVWPSGYQITGGNDWTGRAYDVTGSARREMNDRILVAAGRPLVPGTYYIGIYNDGSDPVTKTTGQTASMTLESRAIGEGLDIPVGTLGLAAGSSVTVNNLEPREAAYYKVSIPENTQSWEFTLEQSSGESAVVARRDMIPEFTAAYNGNVQDTASNGTRQVKVQRIGSERYLLLPYNNQASLMQGDYYIGVLSEGLNPPAWDVIGSGPVSATLTSRGPLAIQNLGAASISGINQSISLSGAQVKAYQFTVPVGTAALEVRLENRVGNPQLAMISGTMIPQPDASIQDYGVAGGQTAAPAGGMARVTTGNLLNIANPVAGVYTLTVRAEDVSSVYPDASADLVIMANAPVPLAFNGTETVTNHTATAWRYFQVTVPEGVMAWDIRLTNITSGNPQMVIRRDQLPSSVGTNAGGSTPWNPSGDSSWPSAYQWAGSSDWTGRGFDLPSSPRRGVGDRVFAAMGRPLVPGTYLVGVLNQGTDPVTNTANTLASYSIESRGVGTGQPVTVGEIPFAVGSSATVTELPRREAAFFKITVPPNTARWEFNMSPTVGEALMLVRRGVLPDFNGAEAGNIQDASGNRAMKMQRAGMDRYLLLPENNQDFIVADDYYLAIVAEGVNPPNASVIGTGSSSAIFTIQQPLAVADLGTVSTAGITQAVALAAAETKAFQFTVPAGTVSMEIGVENKTGNPQMAFISGTRIPQPDGSLQDYGVAGGQTAAPAGGGMSRQSGSGLLTFTNPPAGVYTATVRADDAVSAASANFVIRANAPQDLPLGGGTTEVTNHGPNSWKYFRVEIPADIAGWDLRIKDITGGDVSWAIRRDQIPANTGTNTGGSTPWSPSSSATWPSGNQWAGGKDWTERSYDAAASPRRELNDRLVMAMGRPLEAGTYYIGILNGGSDPFGVGSNQPSSYTIESRFIGAGKAIPIGTLSFAAGSSVAVNNLTPREANYYKVSIPDNVPSWEFTFATTSGEMLVAARQGYIPDFNAAAAGDLQLATGSRQVKVQKAGGERYLLLPPNNEDKIVAGDYYLAVVSEGVNPPAGVIGSGTSSGTLASNGSPAVNHLGTASLTPINHAVSLAGAQVTGYQFTVPEGVVSLELQLNNRTGNPRMALISGSRLTFVDTGANKFGTGGGQSTTPAGSVARVMADSLITVPNPPAGIYSLTVRADEVGTGVYPDATGDLVIVARPRTTLNFAAIQNGNGLSHSDTKQLATGQKQFYEIAVPATLTGQPVIGWILKVNHAQGDTTLRVYRTWGNTATGIQVTGNTALIVPPFLTFDETWFVEVTASGLTNYTLTSQPVTLERPVWQMPAGHNFTFGDSGNDSSGNPLPGDRGVDIGQDDWHIYAIDVPQGNSGLLRTELRAISGNPDLFIREDGVPTTDHDINGGELGGASLVHREMKDSGSEYGNWVPVDGRAERQLRPGRWYLGVKASGGSNARYRLLASTGNVTDLDLTSASVNNQTLIGRDWRYYRFTVPVDAPATWNLGFTQQVGDVVMWVRDTVPSGQNSPTNSVNSSIESWVDDNKNQGPYLTGGYDAPQVYGFNTPPLRPGHTYYAGFRANSDATFSLTSTTTGSAPAAIPVSFYNGVIDTSIPAGGNVLYKIAAPADATRLKWTSTHPAAVQIRVEQGTIPAFMGNQHSTSSVANSTLSQALTSTGWPWQSSQTYYVRILNNGASPASVVVNIAGLNAGTEDEDNDGLLDAWERQYFSNLNQTATTDPDGDGVINSVEFTDQTTPNDINSAKYFLTVNANFGSVTKSPNLPKYDRGTSVTLTPTPNAGLIFTGWSVGATGTDNPLQFAIAANRNITAHFGVNLPVALESPLTFTTGGDGLWMGQVVTSMDGEDAAQSAPIGHSQQAWMETTVNGPGEIAFAWKVSSQSGDYLEFYIDGVLMTGRITGEVDWQLKSYAVDPGQHVLRWRYMKNSSGIAGSDTAWVDAVQWIPEGSYSEWVSDHFTEQEIGDPAIVGQDADPDDDGIANVIEYAFGTEPREGDSDRDLTRVRPEMVKVANESRLRLRFTLPQFIPADVLYQIEVSDDLDEWTVVAEQSGAVGWSGDAASAVAPVANGRREHVITDTTHGNARFGRVKVTVP, from the coding sequence ATGAAGCCCCGCCCATCCTCCACCCTTGTCGTCCTATCGCTGTTGCTACCCGCCGTGCTCCACGCGGCAAGCGACGTCACCATTTCCACCGCCTCCACATCGGGCGGCTCGTTCAGCGGAACGAATCCGAGGGTGTTCACCCCGGTTGATGCCGCGGCCTTCGTGCAGGCGAGTATCATTCAAACCGACCTCAATGCGGGCACGGGTGTGACGATCAACACCGCTAGTGCGGCCGCTGGCAATGGCGACATCGTGCTCTCGTCCGCGCTGTCGAAAAGCGCTGGGGCGAGTCCCGGCGCGATGGTTTGGAATGCTGCGCGCGACATCACGATCAATGCGACCTTGTCCGCGAGCGGCGGGGCGATGCCGCTGACCTTGAACGCCGGTCGCAAGATCACGATCACGCAAGGAATCACGACCAATGGCGGCTCCATCCTGCTCAATCCGGTGGAGGAACTGATTCTCGGGTCCGGCTTGAATGCCGGTGCTGGGGCGGTGACGCTGAAAAGCGGGCTCCTCCGCTCAAGCATCGCTTCTCCGGTGATCACCACGTCCTCGTTGACGATTGCTTCGGGGGCGTCGCTGAGGATGCCCGGCTCGGTCACGGGTTCCTTGACCGTGGCGGGTAGCGTTTCACCGGCGCTACCGGGTGCCACGGGGTCGCTGTCCGTGAGTGGCGCGCTGGCTATCCAAGCCGGATCCACCACGAACATCGAGCTCGGCGGCACTTCGATGGGTAGCACTTACGACAAGATCACCGCCACCGGAGCGGTCACGATCGCCGGTGCCTTGCAGGTGGATTTGGTGAACAACTTCCACGACACCATTGCGGCCGGCACCTTTACGATCCTCGAGGGGCTGAGCATCAGCGGGACCTTCACGGGCTTGCCGAATGGCTCGCGCTACACGCTGGCGAATGACAGGGGCTCATTCCGGATCAACTACAACTCCAAGACCGTGACGCTGGATGACTGGCAGCCGGTGATCCACACGCTGACTTGGGATCCGGGAACCGCGGAAACAGGCACGGCGATTTTTTCTAACACCAACACGCGTGCCGGCCGCCATTACTTCAAGGTGACGACGCAATCGAGCGACCTCGGCGGTTGGCGCTCGCGACTTACGGTGACCTCGGGCGAGGCGGCGCTGTATTTCTCGAAGACCGCGCTTCCGACGACGAGCAGCAGCACCCACAGCTCGGTGCAGACGGGGTCAGATGGCCTGGTGCTGCGCGACGATCAATTCGCCGCGAACGAAGAGTGGAGCCTGATGGTTTACGCGACGGAAGGCGCGCAGTGGAGTCTCGTCAGCGGCAAGCCCTACGTTCACGATCTCGGCACGCTGCCCTTCACCGATGCGAACTCGAACGGTCAATACGACATCGGTGAAGCAGTGGCCCCGCAGAATGCTCCGGCCGCGCCGATGCCGCCGGAAGGCATCCGCTTCTACAAGTCGGTGCTGCCCACGGGCACGCCGGGATGGAGCCTGTATCTCGGCGGCAGCAATCGCGAGATCGCGCTGCGCTCGAACAAGCTGCCCTTCCACAATCACTCTAGCAACTACGTCCGCAAGCAGGCCGGTCGCATGCTGGCGGTGCCACCGGTGATCGGCACCACGGGCAGCACGTGGTATGCGAGCATCGTGGCTCCGGCTGGCGAGTCGATCGGCCTGGATTCACGGATCCAGATGGTCAGCGACCTTGCCTACAACGGCACGGTTTCGAATGTGGCGGTGACCGGTACGCCGTACCGCGTGTATCGCGTGCAGGTGCCGGTGGACCAGATCGCGTGGGACATCCATGCGGTGGCGATCGCGGGCAATCCGGACATCGCGGTGCGCAAGGGTAGCGTGGCTGCGGAGTTCGACAACGAAGCCTTCTCCGCCACGGCGGGCAGCGCGACGGAAGGCATCACGCTGGTGCCGAATTACCTGACCGATGGAACGTGGTACATCACGACGTGGAGCGATGCGCCCTACACCTTCACCTTGAAGAACGGCGACCCGGTGATCACGCCGCTGTCCTTCACCGACACCAAGGTGAATGACCAGTCCGCGCGGTCCGGATGGCGCTTCTATGCGCTGACCGACATTCCTTCGCAGGTCGGTGCACTTGGCTGGGAACTCCAGCTTTCCAATCACGTTCCCGGCACCCAGATCGCGCTGCGCCGCAACAAGGTCCCGGGCCGCTGGCAGAAGCGCGTGGACGGTGGCATTGGCGTGACCGACACCGCCGCGACCTACATGGATGAATCGAGCACGAATGGATTCATCCAGCGCATGAATCATCAGGCCGATGTTTGGTATGTCGGTGTCTTCCTTCCCCAGCAGGCTCTCGGTGCCTTCACGCTCGACGTGCATCCGATCGCCCCTTCAACGCTGTCGTTCCAAGGAAGCACGGTGGTGGGGCCGATTCCATCGCAGAAGTGGCGCTACTACCGCATGGACATTGGCAGCGGGATGCTGGCCTGGGACCTGCTCCTTGCCAACTCGACCGGCGGGAATTGCACCCTGGTGGTGCGCCGTGACCAACTGCCCTCGACTACCGGCACCAACAACGGCGTCAACACCCCGTGGTCGCCGGTATCCGAGGCCGTCTGGCCGAGCGGCTATCAAATCACCGGCGGCAACGATTGGACCGGCAGGGCCTACGATGTGACCGGTTCCGCACGCCGCGAGATGAACGACCGTATCCTGGTCGCAGCCGGTCGTCCGCTGGTTCCCGGCACCTACTACATTGGCATCTACAATGATGGCTCCGACCCTGTGACCAAGACCACCGGCCAAACCGCGAGCATGACGCTCGAAAGCCGGGCCATCGGGGAAGGACTGGATATTCCGGTGGGAACGCTGGGGTTGGCAGCAGGGAGCAGCGTGACGGTGAACAATCTCGAGCCGCGCGAGGCGGCCTACTATAAAGTTAGTATTCCGGAGAATACGCAGAGCTGGGAATTCACCCTCGAGCAGAGCTCGGGCGAATCGGCGGTCGTCGCACGCCGCGACATGATCCCGGAGTTCACTGCCGCCTATAATGGGAATGTGCAGGACACCGCGAGCAATGGGACCCGCCAGGTGAAGGTCCAGCGCATCGGCAGCGAGCGTTACCTGCTCCTCCCTTACAACAATCAGGCTTCGCTCATGCAGGGAGACTATTACATCGGCGTGCTGAGCGAGGGTCTCAATCCTCCCGCGTGGGACGTGATCGGCAGTGGCCCGGTGAGCGCGACGCTGACGAGCCGCGGCCCGCTTGCCATCCAGAACCTGGGCGCTGCGAGCATCTCCGGGATCAACCAGTCGATCAGCCTGAGCGGTGCCCAGGTGAAGGCCTATCAATTCACGGTGCCGGTGGGTACGGCCGCGCTGGAGGTGCGCTTGGAAAACCGCGTGGGGAATCCGCAGTTGGCGATGATTTCCGGCACGATGATCCCGCAGCCCGATGCCTCGATCCAGGACTACGGCGTGGCAGGCGGGCAGACGGCGGCTCCGGCCGGTGGCATGGCGCGGGTGACGACCGGGAACTTGCTCAACATCGCCAATCCGGTGGCTGGCGTCTATACGCTGACGGTGCGGGCGGAAGATGTGAGCAGCGTGTATCCGGACGCGAGCGCGGATCTCGTGATCATGGCAAATGCGCCGGTGCCGCTCGCTTTCAATGGCACGGAGACGGTGACGAACCACACGGCCACGGCGTGGCGATACTTCCAGGTGACGGTGCCCGAAGGCGTGATGGCATGGGACATCCGCCTGACGAACATCACCAGCGGCAATCCGCAGATGGTCATCCGTCGCGACCAGCTTCCTTCCTCGGTGGGAACCAACGCGGGCGGGAGCACGCCTTGGAATCCCTCGGGCGACTCATCGTGGCCGAGCGCTTATCAGTGGGCTGGAAGCAGCGACTGGACAGGGCGAGGCTTCGACCTTCCCAGTAGCCCGCGGCGTGGTGTGGGAGACCGGGTCTTCGCCGCCATGGGGCGTCCGCTGGTGCCCGGCACTTACCTCGTGGGTGTCCTCAACCAAGGCACCGATCCGGTGACGAATACCGCCAACACGCTGGCGAGCTACAGCATCGAAAGCCGTGGCGTGGGCACTGGCCAGCCGGTCACCGTGGGCGAGATTCCTTTCGCGGTGGGCAGCAGCGCAACGGTGACGGAGCTGCCGCGCCGTGAGGCCGCCTTCTTCAAGATCACGGTGCCGCCGAATACCGCTCGCTGGGAGTTCAATATGAGCCCGACGGTTGGTGAAGCCTTGATGTTGGTGCGCCGCGGTGTGTTGCCGGACTTCAATGGTGCGGAGGCTGGCAACATCCAGGATGCCAGCGGCAATCGCGCGATGAAGATGCAGCGGGCGGGCATGGATCGCTACCTGTTGCTGCCCGAGAACAACCAGGACTTCATCGTGGCGGATGACTACTACTTGGCGATCGTCGCCGAGGGGGTGAATCCGCCGAACGCGTCAGTGATCGGCACGGGCAGCAGCAGCGCGATCTTCACGATCCAGCAACCGCTGGCGGTGGCTGATCTCGGCACGGTCAGCACGGCCGGTATCACGCAGGCGGTGGCGCTTGCGGCGGCGGAGACGAAGGCATTCCAGTTCACGGTCCCGGCAGGCACGGTGAGTATGGAGATCGGTGTGGAGAACAAGACTGGAAATCCGCAGATGGCCTTCATTTCCGGCACACGGATTCCCCAGCCGGACGGTTCGTTGCAGGATTACGGGGTGGCCGGTGGCCAGACGGCAGCTCCTGCCGGTGGCGGCATGAGCCGTCAGTCGGGCAGCGGCTTGCTGACATTCACGAATCCCCCGGCAGGCGTTTACACCGCCACGGTGCGAGCGGACGATGCGGTCAGTGCGGCGAGCGCGAACTTCGTGATCCGCGCGAATGCGCCGCAGGATCTTCCGCTCGGTGGCGGGACGACGGAGGTGACAAACCACGGGCCGAATTCGTGGAAGTATTTCCGCGTCGAGATTCCGGCCGATATCGCGGGCTGGGACCTGCGCATCAAGGACATCACCGGCGGCGACGTGAGCTGGGCGATCCGTCGCGATCAGATTCCCGCGAACACCGGCACCAATACCGGCGGGAGTACCCCGTGGAGCCCCTCGTCATCGGCCACGTGGCCGAGCGGCAACCAGTGGGCAGGGGGCAAGGATTGGACCGAGCGGAGCTATGACGCCGCGGCCTCACCACGACGCGAGCTGAACGATCGCCTGGTGATGGCGATGGGACGGCCGCTTGAAGCCGGCACGTATTACATTGGCATCTTGAATGGAGGGTCGGACCCATTTGGCGTTGGCAGCAACCAGCCGTCCTCCTACACGATCGAGAGCCGCTTCATCGGGGCGGGCAAGGCGATCCCGATCGGAACGCTTAGCTTCGCCGCGGGTAGCAGCGTGGCGGTGAACAACCTGACGCCCCGCGAGGCCAACTACTACAAGGTTAGTATTCCGGACAATGTGCCGAGCTGGGAGTTCACCTTTGCAACGACCTCGGGCGAGATGCTGGTGGCTGCACGCCAGGGTTACATCCCCGACTTCAATGCGGCGGCAGCCGGCGACCTGCAGCTCGCCACGGGCAGCCGGCAGGTCAAGGTGCAGAAGGCGGGTGGCGAGCGCTACTTGCTCCTGCCGCCGAACAACGAGGACAAGATCGTGGCGGGCGACTATTACCTCGCCGTGGTTTCCGAGGGAGTGAATCCACCGGCAGGGGTGATAGGCAGCGGCACCAGCAGCGGCACCCTGGCCAGCAATGGCTCGCCGGCGGTAAACCACCTCGGTACGGCCTCGCTCACCCCGATCAACCATGCCGTGAGTCTGGCCGGTGCTCAGGTCACGGGCTATCAATTCACCGTGCCGGAGGGTGTGGTGAGTCTGGAGCTCCAGCTCAACAATCGCACCGGGAATCCCCGCATGGCACTCATCTCGGGCAGCCGCCTGACCTTCGTGGACACCGGTGCAAACAAATTCGGCACCGGCGGTGGCCAATCGACGACGCCGGCAGGCAGTGTCGCCCGCGTGATGGCGGACAGCTTGATCACCGTGCCGAATCCGCCGGCGGGAATCTACAGCCTCACCGTGCGCGCTGACGAGGTTGGCACGGGAGTCTATCCGGACGCCACCGGCGATCTGGTAATCGTGGCACGGCCGCGCACGACGCTGAACTTTGCCGCGATTCAGAATGGCAACGGTCTCTCGCATAGCGATACCAAGCAGCTCGCGACCGGTCAGAAGCAGTTCTATGAGATTGCGGTTCCCGCCACGCTCACGGGCCAGCCGGTGATCGGCTGGATCCTGAAGGTGAATCACGCCCAGGGCGATACCACGCTGCGCGTTTACAGGACCTGGGGGAATACCGCCACCGGGATCCAAGTCACGGGAAATACGGCACTCATCGTACCTCCGTTTCTCACCTTCGACGAAACCTGGTTCGTTGAGGTGACGGCCAGTGGCTTGACGAATTACACCCTGACGAGCCAGCCGGTGACGCTGGAGCGCCCGGTGTGGCAGATGCCCGCGGGTCACAACTTTACCTTCGGCGATAGTGGCAATGACAGCTCCGGCAATCCGCTGCCCGGCGACCGCGGCGTGGACATCGGCCAGGACGATTGGCACATTTACGCGATCGACGTGCCGCAGGGGAACTCCGGCCTGCTGCGCACCGAGCTGCGTGCGATCAGCGGCAATCCCGACCTCTTCATCCGCGAGGACGGTGTGCCGACCACCGACCACGATATCAACGGTGGCGAATTGGGCGGTGCCTCCCTGGTCCATCGAGAGATGAAGGACAGCGGCTCCGAGTATGGCAACTGGGTGCCCGTGGATGGGCGGGCTGAGCGCCAGCTTCGCCCCGGCCGCTGGTACCTGGGGGTGAAGGCGAGCGGGGGCAGCAATGCGCGCTACCGTCTGCTGGCATCCACCGGCAATGTGACGGATCTCGATCTGACGAGCGCCAGCGTGAACAACCAGACATTGATCGGCCGCGACTGGCGCTACTACCGCTTCACCGTGCCGGTGGATGCTCCGGCCACGTGGAACCTGGGCTTCACGCAGCAGGTTGGTGACGTGGTAATGTGGGTGCGGGATACCGTGCCTTCGGGGCAAAACTCGCCTACCAATTCGGTGAACAGTTCGATCGAGAGCTGGGTGGACGACAACAAGAACCAAGGACCTTATCTAACAGGCGGCTACGATGCCCCGCAGGTGTACGGGTTCAACACGCCGCCGCTGCGTCCCGGCCACACCTACTATGCGGGCTTCCGTGCGAATAGCGATGCGACCTTCAGCCTGACCAGCACGACGACCGGCAGCGCACCCGCGGCGATACCCGTGAGCTTCTACAACGGCGTGATCGACACGAGCATCCCTGCCGGCGGCAATGTGCTCTACAAGATCGCCGCGCCTGCCGATGCCACGCGCCTGAAGTGGACCAGCACGCATCCGGCTGCGGTGCAGATCCGGGTGGAGCAGGGGACGATTCCCGCATTCATGGGAAACCAGCACAGCACCAGCAGCGTGGCCAACAGCACGCTCAGCCAGGCGCTCACGAGCACGGGCTGGCCTTGGCAATCGTCGCAGACGTATTATGTTCGGATCTTGAACAACGGTGCTTCTCCTGCGAGCGTTGTCGTCAACATCGCGGGCCTGAATGCGGGTACCGAGGACGAGGATAATGACGGATTGCTGGATGCCTGGGAGCGCCAGTACTTCAGCAATCTCAATCAGACCGCGACGACCGACCCGGATGGCGATGGTGTGATCAACTCGGTGGAGTTCACGGATCAGACGACCCCGAATGACATCAACTCCGCGAAGTACTTCCTCACGGTGAACGCCAATTTCGGCAGCGTGACGAAGTCGCCGAACCTGCCGAAGTATGACCGTGGCACCAGTGTCACGCTCACTCCCACGCCCAATGCCGGGTTGATCTTCACCGGCTGGTCGGTCGGTGCGACCGGCACGGACAATCCGCTGCAGTTCGCCATCGCCGCGAACCGGAACATCACGGCGCACTTCGGCGTCAACTTGCCGGTCGCGCTGGAGAGCCCGCTGACCTTCACCACCGGCGGCGATGGTCTCTGGATGGGTCAGGTCGTCACCAGCATGGATGGCGAGGACGCGGCGCAGAGTGCTCCCATCGGCCATAGCCAGCAGGCATGGATGGAGACGACAGTGAATGGTCCGGGCGAGATCGCCTTCGCGTGGAAGGTGTCCTCGCAAAGCGGTGACTACCTTGAGTTCTACATCGATGGGGTGCTGATGACCGGCCGCATTACCGGCGAAGTCGATTGGCAGCTCAAGTCCTACGCCGTGGATCCCGGCCAGCACGTGCTCCGCTGGCGTTACATGAAGAACAGCAGCGGCATCGCGGGTTCCGATACCGCGTGGGTCGACGCCGTCCAATGGATCCCCGAGGGCAGCTACAGCGAGTGGGTCTCCGACCACTTCACCGAGCAGGAGATCGGCGATCCCGCCATCGTCGGCCAGGATGCCGATCCCGATGATGATGGGATTGCCAACGTGATCGAGTACGCCTTCGGCACCGAGCCGCGGGAGGGCGACTCCGATCGTGATCTCACCCGGGTGAGGCCGGAGATGGTGAAGGTTGCGAATGAAAGCCGCCTGCGCCTGCGCTTCACCTTGCCGCAGTTCATTCCTGCTGATGTGCTCTACCAAATCGAAGTCTCCGATGACCTCGACGAGTGGACCGTGGTCGCCGAGCAATCCGGAGCGGTTGGCTGGAGCGGCGACGCTGCCTCGGCTGTCGCACCTGTTGCAAACGGCCGCCGCGAGCATGTCATCACGGACACAACCCACGGAAACGCGCGCTTTGGACGGGTGAAGGTGACGGTGCCGTGA
- a CDS encoding glycoside hydrolase family 43 protein — protein MTSISKLALSAAVAISPLASAQEKKPGNPVFEGWYADPEGIVFGNEYWIFPTFSAAYEQQLHFDAFSSPDLKKWTKHEKILDTGDIKWAKRAMWAPSIIEKDRKYYFFFAANDIQNDEQEGGIGVAVANKPQGPYKDLIGKPLIDKFHHGAQPIDGFVFKDDDGSHYFIYGGWRHCNIAKLKDDFTGFIPFENGETFKSITPKGYVEGPFVFKKNGKYYFMWSEGGWTGPDYKVAYAISDTLLGPHERIGVVLEQDDKIARGAGHHSVIHNKKDDSWYIVYHRRPINVTARDHRETCIEKMEFDEKGLIKPVKMTIEGVPANPLR, from the coding sequence ATGACCTCGATTTCCAAACTCGCCCTGTCCGCCGCCGTGGCGATCTCGCCACTGGCTTCCGCTCAAGAGAAGAAACCCGGCAACCCAGTCTTCGAAGGCTGGTACGCCGATCCGGAAGGCATCGTATTCGGCAACGAGTACTGGATCTTCCCGACCTTCTCCGCGGCGTATGAGCAGCAGCTCCACTTCGACGCCTTCTCATCGCCCGATCTGAAGAAGTGGACCAAGCATGAGAAGATCCTCGATACGGGCGACATCAAGTGGGCCAAGCGGGCGATGTGGGCTCCCTCGATCATCGAGAAGGACCGCAAGTATTACTTTTTCTTCGCCGCGAACGATATCCAGAACGACGAGCAGGAAGGCGGTATCGGCGTGGCGGTGGCGAACAAGCCGCAGGGGCCTTACAAGGATCTCATCGGCAAGCCGCTGATCGATAAGTTCCATCATGGCGCGCAGCCGATCGATGGCTTCGTTTTCAAGGACGACGATGGCAGCCACTACTTCATCTACGGCGGCTGGCGGCACTGCAACATCGCCAAGCTGAAGGACGACTTCACCGGCTTCATTCCCTTCGAGAACGGCGAGACGTTCAAATCGATCACGCCGAAGGGCTATGTCGAGGGGCCGTTTGTCTTCAAGAAGAACGGGAAATACTACTTCATGTGGTCCGAGGGCGGCTGGACTGGTCCGGACTACAAGGTTGCGTATGCGATCTCCGACACTCTTCTCGGCCCGCACGAACGGATTGGAGTGGTGCTTGAGCAGGATGACAAGATCGCTCGCGGCGCAGGTCACCATTCGGTGATCCACAACAAGAAAGACGACTCGTGGTACATCGTCTATCACCGCCGCCCGATCAATGTCACCGCGCGCGACCACCGCGAGACCTGCATTGAAAAGATGGAGTTCGACGAGAAGGGCCTGATCAAGCCGGTGAAGATGACTATTGAAGGCGTGCCGGCGAATCCGCTGCGCTGA